From a single Lewinella sp. LCG006 genomic region:
- a CDS encoding SgcJ/EcaC family oxidoreductase, which translates to MKNIIVFTLVFCTSLFTGLFAQQSDPAVATVREAITTFFAYDAEAYGSFFAEDGELVNPYGMRMKGRAEMITLHSGYFKSLEGQTGHAAFAEEKVQYLSPAIATVTINVDANSTNAMGTEVSAFKGVATATLKKSGNKWVIHLFQVTPIVSFAPPTEG; encoded by the coding sequence ATGAAGAACATCATTGTTTTTACGCTCGTCTTTTGCACTTCTCTTTTTACTGGTTTATTCGCACAGCAGAGCGATCCCGCAGTAGCGACGGTTCGCGAAGCTATTACTACTTTCTTTGCGTACGATGCCGAGGCTTACGGGAGTTTCTTCGCAGAAGATGGAGAGCTGGTTAACCCCTACGGCATGCGAATGAAAGGCCGGGCAGAGATGATCACGCTACATAGTGGTTATTTCAAAAGTCTGGAAGGCCAAACGGGACACGCCGCTTTTGCGGAAGAAAAGGTGCAGTACCTCAGTCCTGCCATTGCGACCGTGACGATAAATGTTGATGCCAACAGTACGAATGCCATGGGTACGGAAGTAAGTGCTTTTAAAGGTGTAGCGACAGCGACCCTTAAGAAGAGCGGAAACAAGTGGGTCATTCATCTTTTTCAGGTAACGCCAATCGTTTCTTTTGCCCCGCCCACCGAGGGGTAA
- a CDS encoding cytochrome c, which yields MSKLIKILLWVVGGVAVLMALVATYNTLAPLPVHEVRLPENVTIPYGDSLALAEGARIVSMSCTLCHRNQDGNLAGRPLPEKDFGDVYIANLTNHPEAGLGKYTDEELVHIIRTGIRPNGSQLVPIMPQFFRMSDEDLYRVIAYLRSDAPMVQPVEKYWPDNKLNFIGKALTRWVFKPAPMPTGPVAPPPSDDLVAQGEYLANAVYSCYQCHSASFETNNDHEPSLSQGYYGGGNPVGGLAGALTISANLTMHPEHGLGAWTVEDFGKAIREARRPDGRMLSPTMPPFTSLTDDEVAAIWAFLQTVPIQDNDARAALAQQ from the coding sequence ATGTCTAAGCTAATCAAAATACTGCTGTGGGTAGTAGGTGGTGTGGCTGTGCTTATGGCCCTGGTTGCAACCTACAATACTTTGGCCCCTCTTCCGGTGCACGAAGTTCGGTTACCCGAAAACGTTACGATCCCTTACGGTGATTCACTCGCCCTGGCGGAGGGTGCCCGGATCGTATCCATGAGTTGCACGCTTTGTCATCGTAATCAGGACGGCAACCTGGCGGGGCGGCCTCTGCCGGAGAAGGATTTCGGAGACGTCTACATCGCCAATCTGACCAACCACCCGGAGGCGGGACTGGGAAAGTATACCGACGAAGAGTTGGTTCACATTATCCGCACGGGGATTCGGCCCAATGGCTCGCAGTTGGTGCCGATCATGCCTCAGTTTTTCAGGATGTCAGATGAAGACCTCTACCGTGTGATTGCGTACCTGCGCTCGGATGCCCCCATGGTGCAGCCGGTAGAGAAGTACTGGCCCGACAATAAGTTGAACTTTATCGGAAAGGCATTGACGAGATGGGTGTTTAAACCTGCACCGATGCCCACTGGTCCGGTAGCCCCTCCTCCGTCGGACGATCTGGTTGCTCAGGGCGAATACCTGGCAAATGCCGTGTACAGTTGCTACCAGTGTCACTCGGCGTCTTTCGAGACGAATAATGACCATGAGCCTTCGCTTTCTCAAGGGTATTATGGTGGAGGTAACCCCGTGGGAGGCTTGGCTGGGGCATTGACCATCTCCGCCAACCTGACCATGCACCCCGAGCATGGACTGGGAGCATGGACCGTGGAGGATTTTGGCAAAGCCATCCGGGAAGCACGCCGGCCCGATGGACGGATGCTATCCCCAACCATGCCACCCTTCACCTCGCTCACCGATGATGAGGTCGCAGCGATCTGGGCTTTTCTGCAAACGGTACCGATACAGGACAATGATGCACGGGCAGCCTTGGCACAGCAATGA
- a CDS encoding succinylglutamate desuccinylase/aspartoacylase family protein, with the protein MKRYMLLLLYVVCQFGVLHSQSDIQIITELDLSAAPAGKISKYYLHLVDNGLGQPVYVPIMVAKGREEGPVLGLTAAIHGNELNGIPIIQEVFQQLDLESLRGTVVGVPGLNVISLNLDSRRFVDDEDLNRAFPGKENGNRSEQYAFRIFDKIVRHFDYQIDMHTASFGRINSLYVRADMADEKMAKMAVLQDADIILDNKGIPSAGASASSPRTLRAEAVLNGIPTITVEYGDPQVYQPEMTQRGVVGVFNTLQWLEMVPPANKRLPEAAVWCKKSYWVYTTQGGLLDIPVELKQQVAKGQVIGVLKNAFGDVIDTYYAPEAGIVIGKSTNPVNMTGGRIIHLGILK; encoded by the coding sequence ATGAAAAGGTATATGTTATTGCTACTGTATGTCGTTTGTCAATTTGGCGTTTTACACAGCCAAAGCGATATCCAAATCATCACTGAGCTGGACCTCAGCGCCGCCCCCGCTGGTAAGATTAGCAAATACTACCTCCATTTGGTAGATAATGGCCTGGGCCAACCCGTGTACGTGCCCATTATGGTGGCGAAAGGTAGGGAAGAAGGGCCGGTATTAGGACTGACTGCCGCTATTCACGGCAATGAATTGAATGGCATTCCGATCATCCAGGAGGTGTTTCAACAGTTGGATTTGGAGAGCTTGCGGGGCACGGTCGTTGGTGTTCCCGGTCTCAATGTCATCAGTCTGAACCTGGACAGTCGCCGCTTTGTGGATGATGAAGACCTGAACCGCGCCTTTCCGGGCAAGGAGAACGGGAACCGTAGTGAACAGTATGCTTTTCGCATCTTCGACAAAATTGTCCGGCACTTCGATTACCAAATTGACATGCACACCGCCAGTTTTGGTCGCATCAACAGCTTGTATGTTCGCGCAGACATGGCGGATGAAAAGATGGCCAAGATGGCTGTTTTGCAGGATGCTGATATTATTCTGGATAACAAAGGTATTCCGTCGGCAGGAGCAAGTGCGAGTAGCCCTCGTACCTTACGCGCCGAAGCTGTCTTGAATGGTATTCCTACCATCACCGTAGAATACGGAGATCCCCAAGTCTATCAGCCCGAGATGACACAGCGAGGAGTGGTCGGGGTGTTCAATACTTTGCAGTGGTTGGAGATGGTTCCTCCTGCTAATAAACGTCTACCGGAAGCGGCCGTTTGGTGTAAAAAGTCCTACTGGGTTTATACCACCCAAGGAGGGCTGCTGGACATTCCCGTGGAATTGAAACAGCAAGTAGCAAAAGGGCAAGTGATCGGTGTCCTGAAAAATGCTTTTGGAGATGTAATCGATACCTATTACGCCCCAGAGGCGGGTATTGTGATTGGCAAAAGCACCAATCCGGTGAATATGACGGGCGGGCGAATCATTCATCTGGGGATCTTGAAGTAA
- a CDS encoding right-handed parallel beta-helix repeat-containing protein: MKKIVLFIALASLLAASCGSAGLLVTDDLSRSLNALSSGASVKLKQGNYLLDETVLLNGKQDITIDGNGSTLTVNSLSDHVIHVANCSNIRLINFKATHIEPSGPVGCTGNVLLLENSSDVLVEGCDLNGSGIVGIASYNVDNLRVLNNFIHENSEYSIIYQGPSLLLDGNIFEENGNGNVIYFSYVEKDGMMGWPPDEQITTDTQLQGLVMRNNLFK, encoded by the coding sequence ATGAAAAAAATAGTTCTTTTCATTGCCCTTGCTTCTTTGTTGGCTGCTTCTTGTGGAAGTGCGGGTTTACTGGTGACGGATGATTTATCCAGGTCCTTAAATGCGCTCAGCTCTGGTGCTTCGGTGAAACTAAAGCAAGGAAATTACCTGCTGGACGAAACAGTATTACTGAACGGAAAACAGGATATTACCATCGATGGAAACGGTTCGACGCTTACCGTGAATTCGCTTTCGGACCATGTGATTCATGTGGCCAATTGCAGTAATATTCGATTGATCAATTTCAAAGCTACCCACATTGAGCCATCGGGCCCAGTAGGTTGTACAGGCAATGTTTTGTTGCTGGAAAACAGCTCTGATGTATTGGTAGAAGGCTGTGATCTGAACGGTAGTGGCATCGTAGGTATCGCTTCTTACAATGTAGATAATCTGCGTGTGTTGAATAATTTCATTCACGAAAATAGTGAATACAGCATCATCTATCAAGGCCCTTCTCTGCTGCTGGACGGGAACATCTTTGAAGAAAACGGTAATGGCAACGTCATCTACTTTAGCTATGTGGAAAAAGACGGAATGATGGGTTGGCCTCCTGATGAGCAGATTACTACGGATACTCAATTACAGGGCTTGGTAATGCGGAACAATCTATTCAAGTAG
- a CDS encoding DUF819 family protein encodes MLTISLLIVTVTVAAVFWLDRQTSAPIKKLLEWFPAILFAYVIPASITHLFDLDLASVQIHQWSKEFIIPLAILFVMSALSFRQLKIIGLRPVLLFVIGSLVIAILAPLLVLLSSLFSDQWTQLVLTEQYWKGLVPIVGGWIGGSTSQLVLKEVVECPEGLFLAILVLDNVLVNIWTILMFQMIKRSDQFNVFFGIEDQIQDFVPDEVDLGTSNRNSILMTSMICLLVMLATTFLVKAFLWKIVVLSVVGLLLGNFVRIWNHGLVLKAGGILIILIMAILGLKLNFGGFSLPLSIIGLVVIWLLLHYLFMMLTAKALKLHMAWVPIASMANLGGISTAPAVTAAYNEEWMPHAIVLAILSMVSGTTWGLLTIFLFRWMGG; translated from the coding sequence ATGCTAACGATATCTCTCCTGATTGTCACCGTTACTGTCGCTGCTGTGTTTTGGCTCGATCGGCAGACATCTGCTCCGATCAAAAAGCTGTTGGAATGGTTTCCGGCCATCCTTTTTGCCTACGTCATTCCGGCTTCTATTACGCACCTTTTCGACCTGGATCTGGCTAGTGTACAAATACACCAATGGAGCAAGGAGTTTATTATTCCGCTTGCTATTCTTTTTGTCATGAGTGCGCTTTCCTTTCGGCAACTCAAAATCATTGGCTTACGCCCCGTACTCCTCTTTGTAATCGGTTCGTTGGTGATTGCCATACTCGCCCCTTTGTTGGTATTGTTATCCAGCCTTTTTTCTGATCAATGGACCCAACTCGTCCTCACGGAACAGTACTGGAAAGGCCTCGTTCCTATTGTAGGTGGCTGGATTGGGGGAAGCACTAGCCAGTTGGTACTCAAAGAAGTCGTAGAATGTCCCGAAGGCCTCTTCCTCGCTATCCTGGTGCTAGACAATGTACTCGTCAATATCTGGACCATCCTCATGTTTCAGATGATCAAGCGCAGTGATCAATTCAATGTCTTTTTTGGCATAGAAGATCAAATCCAGGATTTTGTCCCTGATGAGGTAGATCTGGGGACAAGTAACCGCAACAGTATTTTAATGACGTCAATGATTTGCCTGTTGGTGATGTTGGCTACCACCTTTCTTGTGAAAGCGTTTCTCTGGAAAATTGTAGTACTATCTGTAGTGGGCCTGCTCTTGGGCAACTTTGTGCGGATATGGAATCACGGCCTTGTTCTGAAAGCAGGTGGCATACTCATCATCCTGATCATGGCCATCCTTGGCTTAAAGCTCAACTTTGGGGGTTTTTCGCTGCCGCTATCAATTATTGGACTGGTGGTCATCTGGCTCCTTTTGCATTATCTTTTTATGATGCTTACCGCAAAAGCCCTCAAGCTCCATATGGCCTGGGTGCCCATTGCCAGCATGGCCAACCTGGGAGGAATTTCTACTGCTCCTGCCGTCACCGCTGCTTACAACGAAGAGTGGATGCCCCACGCCATTGTATTGGCTATTCTCAGCATGGTCAGTGGTACCACCTGGGGCTTGCTCACTATTTTCCTTTTCCGGTGGATGGGAGGGTGA
- a CDS encoding dienelactone hydrolase family protein, whose amino-acid sequence MKKLNKKEVSQEVFDLYDQYAHNKIDRRTFVEQLSIYAVGGLTVASLLNYLMPKYESKLQVPANDPRLNSEYIHYDSPEGGGSIKGLLSRPAENAEKLPGIIVVHENRGLNPHIEDVTRRAGLAGFIALGPDALTPLGGYPGNDDDGRTLQRQRDRQEMLEDFIAAYHYLKEHPECNGKVGVVGFCFGGWISNMMAVRLPDMPAAVPFYGSQPDAEDVPKIQAALLLHFGELDERVNAGWPAYEAALKEHGKTYEGYIYPGVNHGFHNDTTPRYDKPAAELAWTRTIDFFREHLQ is encoded by the coding sequence ATGAAAAAGCTCAACAAAAAGGAAGTAAGTCAGGAAGTATTTGACCTCTACGACCAGTACGCACACAACAAAATAGATCGGCGCACTTTTGTTGAGCAATTATCCATCTACGCCGTCGGTGGACTTACCGTTGCGAGCTTGCTGAACTACTTGATGCCTAAGTACGAAAGCAAGCTGCAGGTACCGGCCAATGATCCGCGCTTAAATTCGGAGTATATCCACTACGACTCACCTGAAGGTGGTGGCAGCATCAAAGGTTTACTCAGTCGCCCGGCAGAAAACGCCGAAAAGCTACCGGGCATCATCGTGGTGCATGAGAATCGCGGCCTCAATCCTCATATCGAAGATGTTACCCGCAGGGCGGGGCTAGCAGGCTTCATTGCCTTGGGGCCTGATGCGCTGACGCCGCTGGGCGGCTATCCTGGCAACGATGACGATGGTCGTACCCTCCAACGGCAACGTGATCGCCAGGAGATGCTCGAAGACTTTATCGCTGCTTATCACTATCTCAAAGAACATCCTGAATGTAATGGTAAAGTAGGCGTAGTCGGTTTTTGCTTTGGCGGCTGGATATCCAACATGATGGCAGTCCGCTTACCCGACATGCCCGCAGCAGTCCCCTTCTACGGAAGCCAACCGGATGCGGAAGATGTACCAAAAATACAAGCAGCACTATTGCTTCATTTTGGTGAATTGGATGAGCGCGTCAACGCTGGATGGCCTGCCTACGAGGCTGCCCTTAAAGAACATGGAAAAACATACGAGGGCTATATCTATCCCGGCGTCAATCACGGTTTCCACAACGACACAACCCCTCGCTACGACAAACCCGCAGCAGAATTGGCTTGGACACGGACCATCGATTTCTTTCGGGAGCACCTGCAATAA
- a CDS encoding T9SS type A sorting domain-containing protein: protein MMKTNLPFFSLTKVVFSCLLLLAATAAVSAQGWQTWFYFGSGGDIAKNDIVDVIGYTDNLAIVVAQATNGVAEASFTLYTVAGDENLVSGQSAVQLPTGEDDEWDYFPIAGVTNTADTVYVLVERNDELAAAQTLYLVKMVRVAGAVGYVMDWHKPLYDLFPDYVFGASLIKTNDGQIMALGTVTSDVTPGDDGTDLLMVKVDYEGNILWSNIQMTLGGDNAVQAIPAADGGYWILKENTVFLPVPVTTSWLVKTDEFGETVSETMLADTEGDDAQDMILTADGGFAICGQTADESLYVLKIDAAGNTLWRQNYTSNSYTAEGLGIIEDTQENLVVSGSLTYFSNNVKNAFIVKLQSDGTPLWERDYPRSGNAAGFAADVFNDLTLTPAGHYLMGGARFSGMNPGTTFAYFVKTDTFGIIKGGNIRGNVFHDLDLDCTAGADDLNLEDWVVQVSNDSLNFFGNTDAQGNYAIPVFVTNGDPVDYTVSITPLSSYWEPCVNDIPVTVNYLDTLTVDFALQAVVECSLVETHISSTNFRPCDTTEIEIDYCNIGTISSEDAYIEVELNDDLTFITATSVPTQVMGNTYTFDLGDLAVDDCGNLMITALLACDTMLLGQASCITAHVYPDTICPIPGENWSGALLNARYTCADGNIQFEIKNVGTQSMAADLQYVIIEDAVLLREGTYNLDPDQDMFPDVVPQNGSTYTLIAQQEPGAPGAELISIGADACPNEGSSLLHEFAQYTGDPYAVTYCPIVVGSYDPNDKQAIPAGFGEDHGILANTPINYTIRFQNTGTDTAFRVVIKDELSPFLDPSTFRPGPSSHPYEWYFEDQAVVFRFPGIELPDSSANLAASQGFVSFKIDQDDRLPAETRIENSASIYFDFNAPIVTNTVFHTVKEFIDIVNETVVLANPYLAVNIAPNPVKNGARIWIEGLPLQSTSLHLQLFDASGKLLRTLPGSKEGFWLQRGNLPAGMYFFTISDEQGWLANGKLVVQ from the coding sequence ATGATGAAAACTAATCTCCCCTTTTTCTCTCTGACCAAAGTTGTGTTCTCCTGCTTATTACTTCTTGCAGCTACAGCGGCAGTAAGTGCGCAAGGTTGGCAAACGTGGTTTTATTTTGGTAGTGGTGGCGATATTGCGAAGAACGATATTGTCGACGTTATTGGCTATACCGATAACCTGGCGATTGTAGTGGCTCAAGCTACAAATGGCGTGGCAGAGGCTTCTTTTACCCTCTATACGGTTGCGGGCGACGAGAATCTAGTGTCTGGTCAATCGGCTGTTCAACTACCGACAGGAGAGGATGACGAGTGGGATTACTTTCCTATTGCGGGAGTCACCAACACCGCTGATACGGTCTACGTGTTAGTGGAACGAAACGACGAACTTGCGGCGGCCCAGACACTTTATTTAGTGAAGATGGTACGTGTCGCTGGGGCAGTTGGTTACGTAATGGATTGGCACAAGCCGCTTTACGATCTTTTCCCAGACTATGTGTTTGGTGCTTCTTTGATAAAAACCAACGATGGGCAAATCATGGCCTTAGGTACCGTCACCAGTGATGTGACACCAGGTGATGATGGTACAGATCTACTGATGGTGAAAGTAGATTACGAAGGCAATATTTTGTGGTCTAATATCCAGATGACGCTCGGCGGCGACAACGCTGTACAAGCCATTCCAGCAGCGGACGGTGGCTATTGGATATTAAAAGAAAATACGGTGTTTTTACCCGTACCAGTAACAACAAGCTGGTTGGTCAAAACCGATGAGTTTGGGGAAACTGTTTCCGAAACGATGTTGGCGGATACCGAAGGCGATGATGCGCAAGATATGATCCTTACAGCGGACGGTGGCTTCGCCATTTGCGGACAAACCGCTGACGAATCACTTTATGTGCTCAAAATCGATGCTGCCGGGAATACGCTCTGGCGACAAAATTATACCTCCAATAGCTACACCGCTGAGGGACTAGGCATTATCGAGGATACACAAGAAAATCTGGTGGTTTCTGGTAGCTTGACCTACTTCAGTAATAACGTGAAGAACGCCTTCATTGTAAAGCTACAAAGCGATGGCACGCCACTGTGGGAACGCGACTACCCTCGTAGCGGCAACGCAGCGGGTTTTGCAGCAGATGTGTTCAATGATCTTACCCTGACCCCCGCAGGGCATTACCTGATGGGTGGCGCACGCTTTTCAGGAATGAACCCAGGGACGACTTTTGCTTATTTTGTAAAGACCGACACTTTCGGAATTATTAAGGGGGGCAATATTCGTGGTAATGTTTTTCATGATCTGGATCTAGATTGTACCGCGGGCGCCGATGATTTGAACCTAGAAGACTGGGTTGTACAAGTCAGTAATGATAGCCTCAATTTTTTTGGAAATACGGATGCACAAGGAAATTACGCAATCCCCGTCTTTGTTACCAATGGCGATCCTGTAGACTATACCGTTTCCATTACGCCGCTTAGTAGTTACTGGGAGCCTTGTGTGAATGATATCCCCGTTACGGTCAATTACCTGGATACGCTGACTGTTGATTTCGCACTTCAGGCGGTGGTGGAATGCTCCTTGGTAGAAACACACATAAGTAGTACCAATTTCCGACCCTGCGATACGACGGAAATTGAGATTGACTATTGCAATATTGGGACGATTAGCTCCGAAGATGCCTACATAGAGGTAGAACTCAATGATGACCTTACCTTTATTACCGCTACCTCCGTACCTACCCAGGTCATGGGCAATACTTACACTTTTGATCTAGGCGATTTAGCCGTTGATGATTGTGGAAACTTGATGATCACGGCATTATTAGCTTGTGATACGATGCTGTTGGGGCAGGCATCTTGCATTACTGCCCATGTTTATCCAGATACGATTTGTCCTATTCCAGGGGAGAACTGGTCGGGGGCTCTTTTGAATGCCCGCTATACCTGTGCTGATGGCAATATCCAATTTGAGATTAAAAATGTAGGTACACAAAGTATGGCCGCGGATTTGCAATATGTGATTATTGAAGATGCTGTGTTACTAAGAGAGGGTACTTACAATTTAGATCCGGATCAAGATATGTTCCCTGATGTGGTACCGCAAAATGGTTCGACTTATACTTTGATTGCACAGCAAGAACCTGGTGCTCCTGGCGCGGAGTTGATCAGTATTGGTGCGGATGCCTGCCCCAATGAAGGTAGTTCCCTGCTCCATGAGTTTGCGCAATATACGGGGGATCCTTACGCTGTGACTTACTGCCCAATTGTGGTGGGCTCGTATGATCCTAACGACAAGCAGGCCATCCCCGCAGGCTTTGGTGAGGACCACGGCATTTTGGCCAATACCCCAATTAATTATACTATCCGTTTTCAAAATACGGGGACAGATACCGCATTTCGCGTGGTAATCAAGGACGAGCTCTCTCCGTTTTTAGATCCTTCGACCTTTCGGCCTGGGCCTTCCAGCCACCCTTACGAATGGTACTTTGAAGACCAAGCGGTGGTGTTCCGTTTCCCTGGTATTGAACTGCCAGATAGTAGTGCAAACCTAGCGGCTTCCCAGGGCTTCGTAAGTTTTAAAATAGATCAAGATGATCGCCTGCCAGCGGAGACACGTATTGAAAACAGTGCCAGCATTTACTTTGACTTTAATGCGCCCATTGTTACCAATACGGTCTTTCATACAGTGAAAGAATTTATTGACATTGTGAATGAAACCGTGGTGTTGGCTAATCCTTATCTAGCTGTCAACATTGCTCCTAATCCCGTGAAAAATGGTGCTCGAATATGGATAGAAGGACTCCCTTTACAATCCACGAGCTTGCATCTTCAATTGTTTGACGCCAGCGGCAAGCTGCTGAGAACGTTACCTGGAAGCAAAGAAGGCTTTTGGCTACAACGTGGAAACTTGCCTGCCGGCATGTATTTCTTCACCATCAGCGATGAACAAGGCTGGTTGGCAAATGGTAAGCTGGTTGTTCAATAG
- a CDS encoding fatty acid desaturase family protein, with product MGAHHHQHDLQITLDPTQFKPLFKTQAYRHALGMAFDWIVIALVIYACLQFLNPLTYLLAVIIIGARMHALAILMHDATHFRFLKNRYWNDMVSNLLTMYPLFTTIAIYRQNHLRHHQHLNTEHDPDWVAKFGKPAFTFPKTKREFMGTLLSYLVLYQGIKDAVWFLQRFQAPDAKTHTVEEARWPKLLFYAVLFTTLTLTGTWLYYLMFWFVPYLSSFFMFQYIRSVAEHYGEMAYDDMLTSTRTVKTNAFERFLIAPHQVAYHLEHHLYPGVPYYNLPKLHHLLMEQEEYRAKAHITEGYLSGLLNELGEKTVVKA from the coding sequence ATGGGAGCTCACCACCATCAGCACGACTTACAGATCACGCTTGACCCAACGCAGTTTAAGCCCTTGTTCAAAACCCAGGCTTACCGCCACGCGCTGGGGATGGCCTTCGACTGGATCGTTATTGCCTTGGTCATTTATGCCTGTCTGCAATTTTTGAACCCCTTGACGTATCTTTTAGCAGTCATCATTATTGGTGCACGGATGCATGCGCTGGCCATCCTGATGCACGATGCTACCCATTTCCGGTTTCTGAAAAATCGTTATTGGAACGATATGGTTTCTAACCTCCTGACGATGTATCCCTTGTTTACCACCATCGCCATTTATCGCCAAAACCACCTGCGCCACCATCAGCACCTCAATACCGAACACGATCCTGATTGGGTAGCTAAGTTTGGCAAGCCAGCGTTTACCTTTCCTAAGACCAAAAGGGAATTTATGGGCACCCTCCTCTCCTATCTGGTATTGTACCAAGGTATCAAAGATGCGGTGTGGTTCTTGCAGCGTTTTCAGGCACCAGATGCCAAAACCCACACGGTAGAAGAAGCGCGCTGGCCCAAGCTGTTGTTTTACGCAGTACTGTTCACTACCCTTACGCTTACGGGCACTTGGTTGTACTATCTGATGTTTTGGTTTGTACCCTACCTTTCGTCCTTTTTCATGTTTCAGTACATTCGCAGTGTAGCCGAGCATTACGGTGAGATGGCCTACGATGATATGCTGACGTCTACCCGCACCGTGAAGACCAATGCCTTTGAGCGCTTCCTGATTGCCCCTCACCAGGTGGCTTATCACCTAGAGCACCATCTTTATCCTGGCGTACCTTATTACAACCTTCCCAAGCTCCACCACCTATTGATGGAACAAGAAGAGTACCGAGCCAAGGCACATATCACGGAAGGGTATTTGAGTGGTTTGCTCAACGAATTAGGCGAAAAAACGGTAGTGAAAGCGTAG
- a CDS encoding DUF418 domain-containing protein — protein sequence MEKVSPPSRIVLIDALRGFALAGVALVHVTEQYLAGPQPPGFMEGLNSLPDEILMGFISFFIQGKFFALFSILFGLSFSIQMDGAERKGEDFSWRFLWRAILLLVIGYVHHLFYRGDILTIYAVLAPLLIPFHRLSKAWVLGAMAICFLSLPRFITYFLMGNEAFFGLPSDFQNPLETAYYETIKEGSLLQVFAANADYGMKAKMSFQLMPMGRLYYTFGYFLVGLWLGRIGLFQDAGSKLKTVKRAMLWCLGLFVVAAALTGLTFSQAPQPIDFNHILHVVGVNFFDWTNIALTGIILGGFILLYHKDWWLPKLAFFAPYGRMALTNYVFQSIIGTFLFFGWGLGWIGELRYLYLGLIAIILIALQVHFSKYWLRHYKYGPLEWLWRSATYWKWQPFRKE from the coding sequence ATGGAAAAAGTATCCCCTCCTTCCCGCATTGTCCTCATTGATGCTTTGCGGGGTTTTGCCCTCGCAGGTGTTGCCTTGGTTCACGTCACGGAGCAATATTTGGCTGGTCCGCAGCCACCTGGTTTTATGGAAGGCCTTAATAGTTTGCCCGATGAAATTCTCATGGGTTTCATCTCTTTCTTTATCCAGGGGAAATTCTTTGCCTTGTTCTCCATTTTATTTGGGCTCAGTTTTTCCATCCAGATGGACGGAGCAGAGCGTAAAGGAGAAGATTTTTCCTGGCGTTTCCTCTGGCGAGCCATCTTGCTATTGGTCATTGGTTATGTTCATCACCTCTTCTACCGTGGGGATATTCTGACCATTTATGCCGTGCTTGCGCCATTACTCATTCCTTTCCATCGGCTGTCAAAAGCTTGGGTACTTGGTGCGATGGCCATTTGTTTTTTGAGTTTACCGCGTTTCATCACCTATTTTCTGATGGGTAACGAAGCGTTTTTTGGCTTACCCAGTGATTTCCAAAACCCCTTGGAAACTGCTTACTACGAAACCATCAAAGAAGGGTCGCTGCTCCAGGTCTTTGCCGCCAACGCCGATTACGGGATGAAGGCCAAGATGAGTTTTCAGCTTATGCCCATGGGGCGGCTCTACTATACTTTCGGTTACTTCCTGGTAGGATTGTGGCTAGGGCGGATCGGCTTATTTCAAGATGCGGGCAGCAAGCTCAAGACCGTCAAACGAGCCATGCTTTGGTGTTTGGGGCTGTTTGTTGTAGCGGCAGCCCTCACTGGCCTTACCTTTTCTCAGGCACCACAGCCCATAGATTTCAACCATATTCTTCACGTTGTTGGCGTCAACTTTTTTGACTGGACAAACATCGCCCTGACGGGGATCATTCTGGGGGGCTTCATTCTGCTGTATCACAAAGACTGGTGGCTGCCCAAGCTGGCGTTTTTTGCCCCTTACGGGCGGATGGCGTTGACCAATTACGTCTTCCAATCCATCATTGGTACTTTCCTTTTTTTCGGTTGGGGGCTAGGTTGGATTGGTGAGCTGCGCTACCTCTACCTCGGTCTGATTGCCATTATACTCATCGCCTTACAGGTACACTTTAGTAAATACTGGTTGCGGCACTACAAGTATGGCCCACTAGAGTGGCTGTGGAGAAGTGCCACCTATTGGAAGTGGCAGCCGTTTAGAAAGGAATGA